A genomic region of Sulfurimonas hongkongensis contains the following coding sequences:
- the cas1 gene encoding type II CRISPR-associated endonuclease Cas1, with amino-acid sequence MNILSLDLGVTSCGYSVMQELEKNSYSLLDYGVVMRDNPHDSGTQQERREKKQSRNLLDKKKKRIKEIKQLFASYHLKYQEKKRYDIWKLRAVDAFKRKLDNDELYAIFRFMAKHRGYKSLKIEDLIAELEAKEKMGDCGSDEIQMPKDLEKFSETLAYLDALKCKYKEKTSAQIIWELESQKENPTFRNHGNYRYMIRREDIKKEIEKILGAQQKFDFFKSDELAAKFTNEVINIIIPQEAVTLNPENINKCLIYKDEICAPLFSYSFDIFELYKLLGDLKIDGADATLEQKEQLREALLEDINSLKCKSSYSVKDFKKILGIDNEYVKINNFQEYKMLKGKKEANTLVKFNFLPSFKKLNRKILSAILAQESSAKIFDEIATEIHLNINPEKLLINIEILFKKYNFEFTKDEICDFTLKLHKHKSKGTSNYSLKALKDLTALMQEGKNESDAKGILKVSKSENYSDFLKGIRYLKSQNKDGKLQYEIDENRISNHAVKSLVSWALRVITDLHVKHGPFDIIKLESTRELSQPDDVKNDIRRANQKNEKEWQELIEKYKKHFEAKGLNLQNNKEYLLKLKLWEQQKGLGIYSHKPLSIDEVLSDKTEIEHIVPRACGGSNAEYNKALDLKNENAKKGNKLPLDYLSGEKRKIYIDFVEELKKTYKINMKKKINLLAESLDKTFKEVKDDVSLHATSYTEKLLGEILKRYYPFTDRLKENQRVMSISGRATSYLRRILSVDNKSRDTNFHHAEDAILLGLMSKSYLQNISTNFEKNYELTEQNAKENFKKIVPLIEGTSPNHIIAHIRESYMQDIQESPFYKALDGTLKTPAFWVSKKPIGTKAHNETIQSKKNLAYYVPIGSLLDKVKPSHKMSSDEFYKKFNKEIYKKIQVAQDNPKDFTAKVFAKKRDAIVNILNQSAFAITKDDKAELDIKVRDTMNEPLYDVNGNEIRRVKRVGEDASIEVRGGLAYTAPSLVCLRCSFIDAKKLKLQRIDIRSYVKNKVSKHNQIDISKPLKKQLWQEVVKTKVKNQASVLNYFNRKKSSKILYEYAKGVKSNDEENVEAKAARIYWSELFENFVRVQKGAEDVQNASLNYCYAIVRSAVVRSLTNAGLMPSFGIHHQNYFNAFNLADDMIEPYRAFVDLHVKLTLLKYDDEALTSQIKQEYVNILNLEFVAINGGLSNIRTAIDMTVQSLQKCVLQKKILYLMLPSIDFEKYEDECL; translated from the coding sequence ATGAATATTTTATCATTAGACTTAGGCGTTACCTCTTGCGGATATTCTGTAATGCAAGAGCTTGAAAAAAATAGCTACTCTCTTTTAGATTATGGCGTAGTAATGCGTGACAATCCTCATGATAGTGGTACCCAACAAGAAAGACGAGAGAAAAAACAATCTCGAAATCTTCTTGATAAGAAAAAAAAGAGGATTAAAGAGATAAAGCAGCTCTTTGCCTCTTATCACCTTAAGTATCAAGAAAAAAAGAGATATGATATTTGGAAATTAAGAGCGGTAGATGCATTTAAGAGAAAACTTGACAATGATGAGCTCTATGCAATTTTTAGATTTATGGCAAAGCATAGAGGGTATAAATCACTAAAAATAGAAGATTTGATAGCCGAACTTGAAGCAAAAGAGAAGATGGGTGATTGCGGGAGTGATGAAATCCAGATGCCAAAAGATTTGGAGAAGTTTTCTGAAACACTGGCATACTTAGATGCTCTAAAGTGCAAATACAAAGAGAAAACATCTGCACAAATTATTTGGGAGCTAGAATCTCAAAAAGAGAATCCTACTTTTAGAAATCATGGTAACTACCGCTATATGATACGTAGAGAAGACATAAAAAAAGAGATAGAAAAAATCTTAGGAGCTCAGCAAAAGTTTGATTTTTTTAAAAGTGATGAGTTGGCCGCTAAATTTACCAATGAAGTGATAAACATCATCATCCCGCAAGAAGCTGTTACGCTAAATCCAGAAAATATCAATAAATGTCTAATCTATAAAGATGAGATATGTGCACCTCTTTTTTCATACTCATTTGATATATTTGAACTATATAAGTTACTTGGAGATCTGAAGATTGACGGTGCTGATGCAACTTTAGAGCAAAAAGAGCAGTTGCGTGAAGCACTTTTAGAAGATATAAATAGTTTGAAGTGCAAAAGCTCTTATAGTGTAAAAGATTTTAAAAAGATACTAGGAATTGATAATGAATATGTAAAAATCAATAATTTTCAAGAGTATAAAATGCTTAAAGGAAAAAAAGAGGCAAATACTCTTGTTAAATTTAATTTTCTTCCTTCTTTTAAAAAATTGAATCGTAAAATTTTAAGTGCCATCTTAGCACAAGAGTCATCTGCAAAAATCTTTGATGAAATCGCAACAGAGATACATCTAAATATAAATCCTGAAAAACTTTTAATAAACATTGAAATACTTTTTAAAAAATACAATTTTGAGTTTACCAAAGATGAGATTTGTGATTTTACTCTTAAACTTCATAAACATAAATCAAAAGGAACTTCAAATTATTCACTAAAAGCATTAAAAGATTTAACTGCTTTAATGCAAGAGGGTAAAAATGAGAGTGATGCAAAAGGGATTTTAAAAGTCAGTAAAAGCGAAAACTATTCCGATTTTTTAAAAGGCATTAGATATCTAAAATCTCAAAATAAAGATGGAAAACTACAGTACGAGATAGATGAGAATCGTATATCTAACCATGCTGTAAAATCTCTAGTCTCATGGGCACTTCGAGTTATAACTGATTTGCATGTCAAACATGGACCTTTTGATATCATAAAACTAGAATCTACTAGAGAACTCTCACAGCCTGATGATGTAAAAAATGACATTAGAAGAGCAAACCAAAAAAATGAAAAAGAGTGGCAAGAGCTCATTGAAAAATACAAAAAACATTTTGAAGCAAAGGGATTAAATCTTCAAAATAATAAAGAGTATCTTCTAAAACTTAAGCTTTGGGAGCAACAAAAAGGACTAGGAATCTACTCACATAAACCGCTTAGTATTGATGAAGTCTTGAGTGATAAAACAGAGATAGAACACATTGTTCCTCGTGCTTGTGGCGGAAGCAATGCAGAGTACAACAAGGCTCTTGATTTAAAAAATGAAAATGCTAAAAAAGGTAATAAGCTACCTCTTGATTATTTAAGTGGAGAAAAGAGAAAAATTTATATTGACTTTGTAGAAGAGTTAAAAAAAACCTATAAGATAAATATGAAGAAAAAAATAAATCTCTTAGCCGAGAGCTTAGATAAAACCTTTAAAGAGGTAAAAGATGATGTATCGCTCCATGCAACAAGCTATACTGAAAAACTTTTGGGTGAGATTTTAAAACGCTACTACCCTTTTACAGACAGACTCAAAGAGAATCAAAGAGTGATGTCTATCTCTGGGCGTGCTACAAGTTACCTAAGACGCATACTAAGTGTCGATAACAAGTCTCGTGATACAAACTTTCATCATGCCGAGGATGCTATTCTCCTAGGTTTAATGAGTAAATCTTACTTACAAAATATCTCTACAAATTTTGAGAAAAATTATGAGCTTACCGAACAAAATGCAAAAGAGAACTTTAAAAAGATTGTTCCACTCATAGAAGGAACATCCCCTAATCATATAATTGCCCATATAAGAGAGAGTTACATGCAAGATATACAAGAGAGTCCTTTTTATAAAGCACTTGATGGAACTCTTAAAACTCCAGCCTTTTGGGTCTCTAAAAAACCGATAGGAACAAAGGCACATAATGAGACGATTCAATCTAAGAAAAATTTGGCTTACTATGTGCCGATTGGTTCTCTGCTAGATAAAGTCAAACCGAGTCACAAAATGAGTTCCGATGAATTTTATAAAAAATTTAATAAAGAGATTTATAAAAAAATCCAAGTTGCTCAAGATAATCCAAAAGATTTTACAGCAAAAGTATTTGCAAAAAAAAGAGATGCCATCGTAAATATCTTGAACCAATCGGCTTTTGCAATCACAAAAGATGATAAAGCCGAGCTTGATATAAAAGTACGAGATACTATGAATGAGCCTCTATACGATGTAAACGGTAATGAGATACGAAGAGTAAAAAGAGTAGGAGAGGATGCTTCTATAGAAGTAAGAGGAGGCTTGGCTTATACAGCTCCTTCACTTGTCTGTCTTAGATGTAGTTTTATAGATGCTAAAAAACTAAAACTTCAAAGGATTGACATAAGAAGTTATGTAAAAAACAAAGTATCCAAGCACAACCAGATAGATATATCAAAACCACTTAAAAAACAACTTTGGCAAGAAGTAGTTAAAACAAAAGTGAAAAATCAAGCATCAGTTTTAAACTATTTTAACAGAAAAAAATCTTCTAAGATTCTCTACGAGTATGCAAAGGGTGTCAAGTCAAATGATGAGGAAAATGTAGAAGCAAAAGCAGCAAGAATCTACTGGAGCGAATTATTTGAAAACTTTGTAAGAGTACAAAAAGGAGCAGAAGATGTGCAAAATGCTTCGCTTAACTACTGCTATGCAATTGTAAGAAGTGCTGTTGTCCGTTCACTCACAAATGCGGGGCTTATGCCATCTTTTGGAATCCACCATCAAAACTATTTCAACGCTTTTAATCTTGCAGATGATATGATAGAACCATATAGAGCTTTTGTGGATCTGCATGTAAAACTAACTCTTTTAAAATATGATGATGAGGCCTTAACTAGCCAAATAAAACAAGAATATGTCAATATTTTAAATTTAGAATTCGTAGCTATAAACGGAGGTCTAAGCAATATAAGAACTGCAATAGATATGACAGTCCAATCGTTACAAAAATGTGTGCTTCAAAAAAAGATACTCTACTTAATGCTCCCAAGCATTGACTTTGAAAAGTATGAAGATGAGTGCTTATAG
- the aguB gene encoding N-carbamoylputrescine amidase — MIKVSAIQMQMSQDIDANIKNAEVLVRQANKNGAKIILLPELFASLYFCKDMDDKYFSLASELKDSSLIERFATLAKELGVVLLVSYFEKSAKEYFNSLVVVDADGKIMDNYRKTHIPCGPGYEEKFYFKPGNSGFKVYNTKYAKIGVGICWDQWFCETARALTLMGAEIIFYPTAIGSEPEIHVDSKDHWQRVQMGHAATNTVPVVVANRIGEEVGESCTLTFYGSSFITDYTGKKIAEASRDKEEIIYAEFDLEEIAKQREYWGLLRDRQPTSYGVLVEI; from the coding sequence ATGATAAAAGTCTCAGCTATACAGATGCAGATGAGCCAAGATATAGATGCCAACATAAAAAATGCTGAGGTTTTGGTAAGACAAGCAAATAAAAATGGTGCAAAAATCATACTTTTACCAGAGTTGTTTGCATCTTTGTACTTTTGTAAAGATATGGATGATAAGTACTTCTCTTTAGCCTCAGAGCTTAAAGACAGTAGCCTTATAGAGAGATTTGCAACTCTTGCAAAAGAGCTAGGTGTTGTTTTGCTTGTTAGTTATTTTGAAAAAAGTGCTAAAGAGTATTTTAACTCTTTAGTTGTGGTAGATGCTGATGGCAAAATTATGGACAACTATAGAAAAACTCATATACCCTGTGGACCTGGATATGAAGAGAAGTTTTACTTCAAACCGGGAAATAGTGGCTTTAAAGTCTATAACACAAAGTACGCTAAGATTGGAGTTGGTATCTGTTGGGATCAGTGGTTTTGTGAGACAGCAAGAGCTCTAACTCTGATGGGTGCTGAGATTATTTTCTATCCTACTGCTATTGGGAGTGAACCAGAAATTCATGTTGACTCAAAAGACCACTGGCAAAGAGTTCAGATGGGTCACGCCGCTACAAACACAGTTCCAGTAGTAGTTGCAAACCGTATAGGCGAAGAAGTAGGGGAGAGTTGTACTCTAACATTTTACGGTTCATCTTTCATCACAGACTACACGGGCAAAAAAATTGCTGAGGCCTCAAGAGATAAAGAAGAGATTATTTATGCAGAGTTTGATTTAGAGGAGATAGCAAAACAAAGAGAGTATTGGGGACTTCTGCGAGATAGACAACCAACATCTTATGGGGTTTTAGTAGAAATATAA
- a CDS encoding SLAC1 anion channel family protein — protein sequence MQTSVCVDARSLEYFPVQLFAIIMGLSGFAIVFAKAYHILDFSYWFYAFILFIDTLLFLVIFTSYMLKIASYPEAVKGEINHPIKSSFMASISVSLLLLSIAYYDFAPTLSIVLWFIATPLQLFFTLVVMKYWIHNDLEVVHSNPAWFIPIVGNVLVPVVGVDAAPIFVSLFFFSLGMFFWIVLFTIMINRIIFHNPLAKKLIPTFFIFIAPPAVGFVSYLKITNGSIDMFSIFLYSIALFTLLLLLFMLRMYDVKMFFISWWAYTFPLAAITIATLLMHNIYHSTFTYIASLSLIAFLTLVVGYVALKTIQAFKAQKICISEE from the coding sequence ATGCAAACTTCTGTCTGTGTAGATGCAAGATCACTCGAATACTTTCCTGTTCAGTTGTTTGCTATTATCATGGGATTATCTGGATTTGCTATAGTTTTTGCTAAAGCTTATCATATTTTAGATTTTTCATACTGGTTTTATGCATTCATACTTTTTATTGACACACTTTTGTTTTTAGTCATATTTACCTCTTATATGTTAAAAATAGCGAGTTACCCAGAGGCTGTTAAAGGGGAGATAAACCATCCTATAAAAAGCTCTTTTATGGCTAGCATCTCTGTTAGTCTTTTACTTCTAAGCATAGCTTACTATGACTTTGCACCGACTCTATCTATAGTGCTTTGGTTTATAGCCACACCTCTGCAACTCTTTTTTACGCTTGTTGTTATGAAGTACTGGATTCATAACGACCTAGAAGTAGTTCATAGCAATCCTGCGTGGTTTATCCCCATAGTTGGAAATGTTTTAGTTCCTGTTGTTGGAGTCGATGCAGCGCCAATCTTCGTCTCACTCTTTTTCTTCTCGCTTGGGATGTTTTTTTGGATAGTGCTTTTTACTATTATGATCAACAGAATCATCTTTCACAATCCACTAGCTAAAAAGCTTATACCAACTTTTTTTATCTTTATAGCTCCGCCTGCGGTTGGATTTGTCAGCTATCTTAAAATCACAAATGGTTCTATAGATATGTTCTCAATTTTTCTATACTCTATCGCGCTCTTTACGCTTTTACTGCTTTTGTTTATGTTGCGTATGTATGATGTAAAGATGTTTTTCATTTCTTGGTGGGCATACACTTTCCCACTAGCTGCCATCACAATAGCCACACTTTTAATGCACAATATATATCACTCAACTTTCACATATATAGCATCTCTATCACTCATCGCTTTTTTAACCCTAGTAGTTGGCTACGTAGCCCTAAAAACCATCCAAGCCTTCAAGGCTCAGAAAATATGTATATCAGAGGAATAA
- a CDS encoding DUF302 domain-containing protein has translation MNKLSLFVGIALGLVFSIFVVGIAFKVAAPSILLKEITSPYEFDKTLKILEDRLNAKEGWHVTDIIDQQEEIITHGGADTGKVKIIKFCNAKYASEMLSADEGKVMSTNMPLSISVYEKSDGRVMIGLSNGYMMARLFSGRREGLIMQKVVSEMEEVLNFTHFRFTIF, from the coding sequence ATGAATAAATTATCACTTTTTGTAGGCATCGCTTTAGGTTTAGTCTTTAGCATCTTTGTAGTTGGCATCGCTTTTAAAGTAGCAGCTCCATCTATTCTTTTAAAAGAGATAACATCGCCTTATGAATTTGACAAAACTCTAAAAATCTTAGAAGATAGACTAAATGCAAAAGAGGGTTGGCATGTAACAGACATCATCGACCAACAAGAAGAGATTATTACTCACGGTGGAGCAGACACGGGCAAGGTTAAGATCATCAAGTTTTGTAACGCTAAGTATGCGTCAGAGATGTTGAGTGCAGACGAGGGCAAAGTTATGTCTACAAATATGCCTCTTAGCATCTCCGTTTATGAAAAGAGTGATGGACGAGTTATGATAGGTCTGAGCAATGGTTATATGATGGCAAGACTTTTCTCAGGACGAAGAGAGGGTCTCATTATGCAAAAAGTTGTAAGCGAGATGGAAGAGGTTTTAAACTTCACTCACTTTAGATTTACTATATTTTAG
- a CDS encoding sensor histidine kinase yields the protein MRCLFLILFFASFLSSSEILRVTQEQEPYILGTQLEFYVDEKEDATLKDIQTKEFEKYSECIPNFGFLAKVHWFRLKFNYNEAMKRKEWWLSIDYPLLDFVDVYLLDANNQLISHKKSGDLYPLYERDIKHHNLVFSLTNNSTETHTLYVKVKTSSSMLVPMEIISSKALLEHTHLHQSLSGIYYGILLVLIFYNLIAYIYTKEKIYVLYIAFVASYALWQLSFDGLGWLYVWQENAWMREKGAVFFISTSIFFQLIFSQSLLNSKNNIPKYDKYVLGPFIYLSILGIVVSALMPYKYTILVGASLSIIIPLVLLVAGWMVMKKDYYSIRLFVLGWGIFLLGTLLFTLSKFNLISGYFAMKYVQQAASGVEMILLSAALAERLKRLHDEYTNKLKDHNKNLKLEVEIALKKARQKDKILIEQSRLASMGEMIEQIAHQWRQPLNDIGLLNQDMYFKKQLSKLSDDDFNRIHEGIDNNIRYMSDTIDDFRNYYKSDKKKESYLLDEVIDSMLSIIGTTLEYSNIKVSLDIDKDIRLLNVKNELQQVMLIILNNAKDALLANKIDKKKIEIRAYKDTKDAYILVSDNGGGIPKEIKNKIFDPYFSTKHKNQGTGIGLYMSKMIIEKNMQGSLSVENIDKGARFTIKLPLED from the coding sequence ATGAGATGTCTATTTTTAATATTATTTTTTGCTAGCTTTTTATCTTCGAGCGAAATATTAAGAGTTACTCAAGAGCAAGAACCCTATATATTGGGTACCCAACTTGAGTTTTATGTAGATGAAAAGGAAGATGCTACACTCAAAGATATACAGACCAAAGAGTTTGAAAAATACTCTGAATGTATACCAAACTTTGGGTTTCTCGCTAAAGTACACTGGTTTAGGCTTAAGTTTAATTATAATGAAGCTATGAAAAGAAAAGAGTGGTGGCTCTCTATAGACTATCCTTTGCTTGATTTTGTGGATGTATATTTGCTTGATGCAAATAATCAACTTATTTCACATAAAAAGAGTGGAGATTTGTACCCGCTTTATGAAAGAGATATAAAGCACCACAACCTTGTTTTTTCTCTTACAAACAATTCTACAGAGACTCATACGCTATATGTAAAGGTAAAAACCTCAAGTTCTATGCTCGTTCCCATGGAGATTATAAGTAGCAAGGCTCTTCTTGAACACACCCATCTGCATCAAAGTCTCTCTGGTATCTACTATGGAATCTTGCTTGTTTTGATATTTTATAATCTTATAGCGTATATATATACAAAAGAGAAGATTTATGTTTTATATATAGCTTTTGTTGCATCTTATGCTCTTTGGCAACTCTCTTTTGATGGCTTAGGGTGGCTCTATGTTTGGCAAGAAAATGCTTGGATGAGAGAAAAAGGAGCGGTGTTTTTCATCTCTACGAGTATATTTTTCCAACTAATCTTTAGTCAAAGTCTCTTAAATTCAAAAAATAATATCCCAAAATATGACAAATATGTTCTTGGTCCATTTATCTATCTCTCAATCCTTGGCATAGTTGTCTCAGCACTCATGCCTTACAAATATACTATATTAGTGGGTGCATCTCTTTCTATTATAATTCCTTTAGTTCTTTTAGTTGCTGGTTGGATGGTTATGAAAAAAGATTACTACTCTATAAGACTCTTTGTTCTAGGTTGGGGGATATTTTTGCTTGGAACACTCTTGTTTACACTTAGTAAATTTAATCTTATATCTGGCTATTTTGCTATGAAGTATGTACAACAAGCAGCATCAGGTGTTGAGATGATTTTGCTCTCAGCAGCTCTTGCTGAAAGGCTTAAACGGCTCCACGATGAGTACACTAACAAGCTAAAAGACCATAACAAAAATCTAAAATTAGAAGTAGAGATAGCTCTAAAAAAGGCGAGGCAAAAAGATAAAATACTCATTGAGCAATCAAGGCTAGCATCAATGGGTGAGATGATAGAGCAAATCGCCCATCAGTGGAGACAACCTCTAAATGACATAGGGCTGTTAAACCAAGATATGTACTTTAAAAAACAACTAAGCAAACTAAGTGATGACGACTTTAACCGCATCCACGAAGGCATAGACAACAACATCAGATATATGTCTGATACCATTGATGACTTTAGAAATTACTATAAGAGTGACAAGAAAAAAGAGAGTTATCTACTTGATGAGGTGATAGACTCTATGCTAAGCATCATAGGAACTACGCTTGAGTACTCTAACATAAAAGTAAGCCTTGACATTGACAAAGATATAAGACTTTTAAATGTTAAAAATGAACTTCAACAAGTTATGCTTATCATCTTAAACAATGCAAAAGATGCACTCTTAGCAAATAAAATAGATAAAAAAAAGATAGAGATAAGAGCCTATAAAGATACTAAAGATGCGTATATTTTAGTAAGTGATAATGGCGGAGGGATACCAAAAGAGATAAAGAACAAAATCTTTGATCCATACTTTAGCACAAAGCACAAAAACCAAGGAACTGGCATAGGACTCTACATGTCAAAAATGATAATAGAAAAAAATATGCAAGGAAGCCTGAGTGTTGAAAATATAGATAAAGGAGCTAGATTTACCATCAAGCTCCCATTAGAAGACTAA
- the modA gene encoding molybdate ABC transporter substrate-binding protein yields MKKLLMFFILSTAFVSGSTINIAVAANVSYAIDELIAEFNKTHKDTKVKVTLGSSGKLTAQIKHGAPYHLFMAANMKFPQSLYDDKIAKGAPVVYALGSLAILSKEQKDMSKGIELLKSDKIDKIAIANPKTAPYGTAAMEAFENAGVYKDIKNKLIFAESISQTVSFTITAADIGLIAKSSLYSKTMLKYKQNINWVEVDAKLYTPIEQGIVMIENDRETKAFYEFILSKSAKDIFRKYGYLVP; encoded by the coding sequence ATGAAAAAACTACTTATGTTTTTTATACTCTCAACTGCCTTTGTTAGTGGCAGCACCATAAATATAGCAGTAGCTGCAAATGTTAGTTATGCCATAGATGAACTAATCGCTGAATTTAACAAAACTCACAAAGATACAAAAGTAAAAGTTACTTTGGGAAGCAGTGGAAAACTGACTGCACAGATAAAACATGGTGCTCCTTACCATCTTTTTATGGCTGCAAATATGAAGTTCCCGCAATCACTTTATGATGACAAGATTGCTAAAGGTGCTCCTGTAGTCTACGCTTTAGGTTCTTTAGCGATTTTGAGCAAAGAGCAAAAAGATATGTCAAAGGGTATTGAGTTGTTAAAGAGCGATAAAATAGATAAAATTGCCATAGCAAATCCAAAAACTGCCCCCTACGGGACTGCTGCCATGGAGGCATTTGAGAATGCTGGCGTCTACAAGGATATAAAAAATAAACTTATCTTTGCAGAGTCCATATCGCAAACTGTCTCATTTACTATAACAGCGGCAGACATAGGACTTATTGCAAAGTCATCTCTTTACTCAAAAACCATGCTAAAATACAAACAAAATATAAACTGGGTAGAGGTAGATGCAAAGCTCTACACTCCAATAGAGCAAGGTATAGTTATGATAGAAAATGACAGAGAGACAAAAGCCTTTTATGAGTTTATCTTAAGCAAGAGTGCAAAAGATATCTTTAGAAAATATGGTTACCTCGTGCCATGA
- a CDS encoding TOBE domain-containing protein, producing MNRFESTVTKIQTKENLNIVNFEFASYKLTMMSLDLDESISVNSQVLLSVKPTHIALAKEFSGAISYSNQLDAKIVEVENGELLSNIKLSVGDAKFESIITKDSSSRMNLEAGDLVKIFIKASELSISEIIIC from the coding sequence ATGAACAGGTTTGAGTCCACAGTTACAAAGATTCAAACAAAAGAGAACTTAAACATTGTAAACTTTGAGTTTGCCTCTTACAAGCTCACTATGATGAGCTTAGATTTAGATGAATCCATAAGTGTCAATAGCCAAGTTTTGCTCAGTGTAAAACCAACCCATATAGCCCTTGCAAAGGAATTTAGCGGAGCTATAAGCTACTCAAATCAACTTGATGCAAAGATTGTAGAAGTTGAAAATGGCGAGCTACTAAGCAATATAAAACTAAGCGTAGGTGATGCAAAGTTTGAGAGCATTATCACAAAAGATTCATCATCTCGGATGAATCTCGAAGCTGGGGATCTTGTAAAGATTTTTATAAAAGCTAGTGAACTCTCTATAAGTGAAATTATCATATGCTAG
- the modB gene encoding molybdate ABC transporter permease subunit: MLETLNALELTPFVLSFKLAGLTTLILFILCLPFAWWLSQTRSKSKPIFEAITALPLVLPPSVLGFYILIILSHNSPVGAFFDEYFGIKLVFNFSGLVIASCFYSLPFMVQPLQNGFSSINKNMLEASYIAGKSKTQTVLRVALPNMKPAVMTAIIVSFAHTVGEFGVVLMLGGSIPGETKVASVAIYEMVEIMDYTNAHIYSAIMLLISFSVLLAVYIFNQKTRAIGQFR; this comes from the coding sequence ATGCTAGAAACACTAAACGCTCTTGAGCTAACTCCCTTTGTCTTATCATTTAAACTGGCTGGACTTACGACTCTTATACTCTTTATACTTTGCTTACCTTTTGCTTGGTGGCTCTCTCAAACAAGATCAAAATCAAAACCTATTTTTGAAGCTATCACTGCACTTCCTTTAGTTTTGCCTCCTTCAGTTTTGGGTTTTTACATCCTTATCATTCTCTCTCATAACTCGCCTGTTGGTGCTTTTTTTGATGAGTATTTTGGTATAAAGCTAGTCTTTAACTTTAGCGGTCTTGTAATTGCAAGCTGTTTTTACTCACTTCCGTTTATGGTTCAACCTCTTCAAAATGGATTTTCCTCCATCAACAAAAATATGCTCGAGGCTTCATATATAGCAGGAAAGAGCAAAACCCAGACAGTTCTTAGAGTGGCACTTCCAAACATGAAACCTGCTGTAATGACTGCTATCATAGTCTCTTTTGCTCACACAGTTGGAGAGTTTGGAGTCGTTTTGATGTTAGGAGGAAGTATCCCAGGCGAGACGAAAGTTGCCTCTGTTGCCATCTATGAGATGGTTGAGATTATGGACTATACAAACGCTCATATCTACAGTGCCATTATGCTCCTCATCAGCTTCTCAGTGCTTCTTGCTGTCTATATCTTTAACCAAAAAACTAGAGCCATCGGACAATTTAGATGA
- a CDS encoding ABC transporter ATP-binding protein, with amino-acid sequence MIKIDIKKELFGSNKEMMLDVDLEIKEGEFLALSGVSGSGKTTLLRILAGFEDAKGVISVDDEIWLDAKTTLAPQKRAIGFVFQDYALFNNMSILQNLLYVKKDEALASHLLGITELSELKNRHPNTLSGGQKQRVALCRAMMGEPKLLLMDEPLSALDSKMRTKLQSEILALHKEFKTTIIMVSHDPSEIYRLASRVVVLEQGLIINEGKPKDILLKTSGSQKFSFSGELLDIKKVDVIFVAIVAIGQQLVEVVITQDEAKNLKVGDTVELSTKAFTPMLSSTKQ; translated from the coding sequence ATGATAAAGATAGATATAAAAAAAGAGCTCTTTGGCTCAAACAAAGAGATGATGCTCGATGTAGATCTTGAGATAAAAGAGGGCGAGTTTTTGGCTCTTAGTGGAGTTAGTGGAAGTGGAAAGACTACACTTCTTAGAATCCTTGCAGGTTTTGAGGATGCAAAAGGAGTTATCAGCGTTGATGATGAGATTTGGCTAGATGCTAAAACTACACTTGCCCCGCAAAAAAGAGCTATCGGGTTTGTTTTTCAAGACTATGCACTCTTTAACAACATGAGCATTTTACAAAATCTTCTTTATGTAAAAAAAGACGAGGCTTTAGCCTCTCATCTCTTGGGTATTACAGAACTAAGTGAGTTAAAAAATAGACATCCAAACACGCTAAGTGGTGGGCAAAAGCAAAGAGTTGCCCTTTGCCGTGCGATGATGGGTGAACCAAAACTTCTTCTGATGGATGAACCACTCTCAGCACTTGATTCTAAGATGCGAACAAAACTTCAAAGTGAGATATTAGCCTTGCACAAGGAGTTTAAAACTACCATCATCATGGTTAGTCATGACCCTAGCGAGATCTATAGACTAGCTTCAAGAGTTGTAGTTCTAGAGCAAGGTCTTATCATAAATGAGGGCAAACCAAAAGATATACTTTTAAAGACTTCAGGAAGTCAGAAGTTCTCATTTAGTGGAGAGCTTTTAGATATAAAAAAAGTAGATGTGATTTTTGTAGCCATAGTTGCCATCGGACAGCAACTTGTAGAAGTAGTTATCACCCAAGATGAGGCAAAAAACCTCAAAGTCGGTGACACGGTAGAGCTAAGCACAAAAGCCTTTACTCCGATGTTAAGCAGTACGAAGCAATAA